TGGCGCAACATATACCTCAAAAGGGGATGCGTGAATTCGATTGAAAATAAATTTACAACACATCCTAAAATTAATTTTAAGTTTTAAAATCAAGAGGCTATATAAAATGATTAAAATTTTCCTTTGCTGTGCAGCTGGTATGTCAACGTCTATGGTTGTTAATAAAATGCGTCAAGCTGCGGAGGCGTCAGGTGTTGCTGCAGAAATTAATGCTTACTCTATTTCTGCATTTGAGACAGAACTGAAGAAAAACGATGTTTGTTTGGTTGCTCCACAGGTTAAATACAAATTCGCTGAATTCAGCAAGCGCTGTGAAGAAGAAAATGTGGCGTGCGGACAAATTGACATGATGCAATACGGCATGATGAAGGGAAAAGAAATTTTACAGCAAGCGATTGATTTAAAAGCGAGTTAAATAATTAATTTATGCGTAGTGCTGTCGCTGCGCATTTTTTTACAGTGATTCAATACATATTTTTATAAATAAGGAAGTTTTTTATGTCACTTATCAATTCGACCATGAATTTTGTCGAGCGTGTTATCGCACCTATTGCAGGTAAGGTCGCTAGTCAAAAGCATATTTGCGCCATCAAAGATGGTTTCATTTCAACAATGCCGTTCTTGATTGTTGGTTCTTTACTGCTGGTATTCGCTAACCCTCCAGGTACAGGTAACTGGTTCTTAGATGGCTGGAATTCAGTTGTACAAGGTATCGGTCGTGACAATATTGTTGGTCCATTCTTTGTCAGTATGGGTATTTTCGCTATGTACTCTGCTTATGGTATTGCATACAACTTAGCAGAGACGCTTAACACGAAAGGTGTTAGCCCAATGAACTCAGGTATGCTGTCTATGTTCTCTTTCCTACTCGCAGTTGCTCCAGCTGTTTGGGTTGGTGGTGAATTAGGTAGTGTGATCCCGATGGCTTACTTAGGTGGTGCAGGTGCATTTACTGCCATCATTTGTGGTTTATTAGTACCAACACTACAAACTTTCCTTGTTGAAAAGAACATTCGTATCAAAATGCCAGAAGCGGTGCCAGAAAAAATATCAGCGTCGTTTGATCTTCTTATCCCTGTTGTTGTGATGATCTTAATTGTACAAATCATCAATGGTTTATTAGGTAACTTTGACCTTAACATTGCAACCGGCATCATGGCATTATTCAAGCCGCTTGTTGCTGCGTCTGATACATTCTTTGCCTTTGCACTCGCTATCTTATTAATCCAATTATTATGGTTTGCTGGTATTCATGGTGCATCAGTTGTTGGTGGCATCATTGGTCCACTACTATTAATCAACCTAGGTGCAAACCAAGAAGCACTTGAAGCAGGTAGAGAGTTACCAGCTATCTTCATTAACCCTGTGATGGACTTCTTCGTATTCGTTGGTGGTTCAGGCGGTACATTAGCACTTGTTTGTATGATGGCTCGTTCTAAATCTGCTCACTTACGTACGATTGGTAAAATGTCATTCATCCCTGGTTGTTTCAACATTAACGAACCTGTGACGTTTGGTACACCAATTGTAATGAACCCAACCTTCTTTATCCCTTGGATTGCTGCACCATTAGTTAACGCATGTATCGTTTGGGGTGCATTCAAACTAGACCTAGTATCTAAAGTTGTTGCTTTACCACCATGGACAATGCCTGCGCCAATCGGTGCTGTAATGTCGACTAACTCGATGTTCGCTGCCGTTATCGTTGCAACTTGTTTCACCGTGAGTGGTTTAATCTTCTACCCATTCTTCAAAGCGTATGAAAAAGAATTGTTAGCACAAGAAAAATTTGAAGAAAAGGCTGATGAAAAAGTACTATCACCAGCAACTGCAGGTTAATAACAAGTAGTAAGTATTTACAATGGCCATCTTTTACATCCCAATTTAGGGTAAGAGATGGCCAATTAAAGTCTCAAATTATAATGCAAGATGAAGGAACGGATGATGGAAATTACAGAAGAGTTTTTGATGACACTTTTATGCCAAGCTGGTGCTGCGCGTTCTGCTGTAATGCAAGCAATGGTAGAAGCAAGGCAAGGTGATTTCGAATCAGCAAAAGCATCACTTAAAGCGGCAGATGAAGCATTAGAAGAAGTACATAAATCGCAGACTGAGCTTATTAGCTTCGACGAAGGTGAAGGTAAAGTCAAAATGACGCTTATCTTAACGCATATTCAAGATCACATTATGAATGCCATGTTGTGTAAAGACCTAGCATTCGAAATAATTGAACTGCAAAGACGAATTCAAAACGAGGACTAAATCATGTTAAAAATTACAATTATCGGTGGTGGTTCTAGTTACACACCTGAAATTATCGAAGGCTTCATTAATCGCCATCACGAACTACCTGTCACACACATTGATCTGTTTGATATTGAAGACGGCCGTTACAAAGTTGAGACTGTTGGCGCATTAGCGAAACGTATGATCGAGAATGCTGGTGTTGATATTGAATTGAACATTGAATTTGATCGTCGCAAAGCATTAACCGGTGCGCATTATGTTTGCTCACAAATGCGTGTTGGTATGATCCCTGCGCGTGTACAAGATGAATTACTGGGTAATAAATACGGCATGATTGGTCAAGAAACCAATGGTATCGCTGGTTTTGCTAAAGCAATGCGTACTATTCCAGTGACGCTTTCTTTGTGTAAAGACATGGAAGAAATCTGTCCTGACGCTTGGTTGATTAACTTCACTAACCCATCGGGTATCATCACTGAAACGGTACTTAAACATACAAACATAAAAGTAATTGGCCTATGTAATGTGCCAGTATGTACGCAGTTTGGTATTGAAGAGTTGATGGGCACGAAAGATCTACAGGTGCAATTTGCAGGTCTAAATCACTTTATTCACGCCTTCCATATTTGGGACCACGGTAAAGATCGCATTGGTGAATTAATCGATAAAGTGTGTTCTGGTGAAGACTTTGCATTGCCTAAAAACTTAGGCGAAGTGACTTGGGTGCCTGAGCAGTTAAAACATCTGGGTGTATTACCGTGTGGTTATCATCAGTATTATTACAAGCAAGATGATTTAGAGCAAAAAGAAGTTAAGTCAGAAGGTTATGTTACTCGTGGTGAGCAGGTTCAAGAAATTGAAACCGCACTATTCAAATTGTACGAAGATGTAAATCTGAATGTTAAACCTGCACAATTAGAAGAGCGTGGCGGCGCACATTATTCGGAAGCTGCGTGTGAATTAATTAATGCCATTCACAATGATAAGCGTACATTAATGCACGTAAACATTCGCAACAACGGTACTATTTCTGAATTACCAAATGATTGCGCAATTGAAGCAACGTCTGTGATCACTTCATGTGGGCCACAGCCTCTTAACGTTGCACCTATTACCAATCCGGCAATTCGTGGCACGTTACAACTGCAAAAAGCATTTGAAGAACTGGCTGTTGAAGCGGGTGTATTTGGTGATTATGGCGCGGCATTACAAGCCTTAACAATTAATCCGCTTGTACGTAAAGGCACAGTAACAAAACAAATATTAGATGAAATGATTGAACTGAATGCGAAGTATGTACCTCAGTTTAACACTAAGTAGCAGAGTGATTTATGAAACTAATCGTAAACATAGATGATTTAGGTCTAACTGAAAAAGTAAATGAGTCTGTTGTAGCGTGTTTTAAAATCGGTGTTGTTCAGTCAACCACGATCATGATGAACCAACCTGCAACCGATCATGCGATTGAATTAATTAAGCTGGGCTTGATACCGAATGTTGGTCTACATGTCACGCTTACCAGTGGTAAGCCAATTTTAGACCCGAGCCTTGTCCCTGATTTAGTTGACAGTGATGGCTTCTTTTTAAAGCAAGATAAAGTGATCGCATCTGAGACTCTCAGTTTTGACCAAGCTTATAGCGAGTTTAAAGCGCAATATGATAAAGCCATCAATGCGGGAATTAAATTAACCCATATTGATAGTCATCATTTTGCTGCGGTATTCCCTCCGTACAAAAAAGCATTTATTGCTTTTGCCAATGATACCGGGATACCAGTACGTCGTGTTGACCATGTTACATCTGGCAGTGAGGGGTTGACGGTTCCGACAACAGAACGATTTAGTGCTCGATTTTATGCTGAAGGGGTCACATTAGTGCAACTGCAAGCATTGATTCTTGAGTTTAATGCAGAGATCCCAGATGGGACGTTAGAGCTAATGAGTCATACAACATTAGCTGGGGATACGTTATTACCGACGTTATCGAGTTATGTTGATAAGCGTGTTGATGAGTTTAATATTCTCACTTCGCAAGCGTTAAAAGATTGGCTAGAGGTCAATCGAATTGAGTGTGTCAGTTTTACTTCTGTTAACTAACATATTTACATGATACCCATTGCATCAAGTAGAGGTAATGGGTATTTATGACTAATACTGTATATAATTATGCAGCCATTAATCCCCGTGAGCCTTACCAACGATAGTTATCTCCTTAGACTGACATCACAGAATAACGAAATGTTTAAAGCGCACTTTCACTGCAGCTGTTTGATGACCCCTTTGTTTATCCTACATGACGTAAACTGATAAGTTTTTCTTATCAAATGAACAAATTTTCTCGATATGTTTATTGCTTAGTAAGCGGTAGTGTAATGATCTTGTTTTGCGCATATCCATTTTTAACCGAGATCTAGTCGAGTGAGGCGTACCAATGGCTGAACCAAAGATAAATCCCAAAGGCAATACGTTAGTTCATCGAAACGATACGTTCGCGAATAAAAGTGATGCCTTTCATGTTGCTTATCAGCGCTCGACTTTAAAAGATAGCCGTCAGGTGCGTATGCCACAGGTAATGTCAAACCCAGCGTCAAGTACAACGGGTGTGGCGATGTGTTCTTTGCAGCAGATAAATGGCGTGAATATTCGCCTTGCCATTGATTCCGTGATTATCGAAGAACCTTTAGAGATCAGGCTTATTTATAGTAACTTTGAAGGCAAAGAGCAAGAACGAGTTTACTTAGTGACGATGCGAACACCCGGTGACGATCGTAATTTGGTCACAGGGTTATTATTGGCTGAAGGCATTATCAACAGTGCTAATGATATTGTTGGCATTAACGAACAGTTTGATTTAGATGACATTGAGCACAATGACATTCACCAAAATAAAGCAAACCAAAATGAAATACATGTACAACTATCACCAAGTGTTGTAGTCGATTGGGCATTAATAAGTCGAGATACCACCTCATTTTCCAGCTGCGGCGTATGTGGCAAGTCGTCTATAAAGTCTTTAGAACTGCGTAATATTGCTGATTTAGATGCGAGCGAAGGGTGGTTATCTGGTCATATGATACCTCATTTCAGTGAGCAACTTCGCCAATATCAATCAATGTTTAATCAAACCGGAGGGGTACATGGCTGCGCCTTATTCGATGAAAAATGCCAGTTATTGCTGAGCAGTGAAGATGTCGGTCGTCACAATGCCTTAGACAAGTTGATGGGTGAATTGGCAAGAAGCACAGAACTTAATGTGCAGAACAAAATTGTATTTCTAAGCGGGCGGATCAGCTTCGAGTTAGTTCAAAAAGTACTGGTGTCGGGTATCTCTATATTAGTGGCTGTCGGCGCACCCTCAAACCTTGCAATCAACATGGCAAAACGCTTTAACCTTACTCTGATAGGCTTTAGCCGTGATGGTGGGTTCAATATCTATCATGGTGCTTTCCGTTTAAACCTGCTTAATGATAATGCAGAATCTTAAGTTAGCGCCTGAAATCGACGCCTGTAATAGATAATTGATATAGAGGATCACAATGACAATTAAAAAATATGAAGGTTCGGCTGGTGGCTGGGGCGCGCTATTAAGTACGACGAAGCATTTGGTCAAAAGTGAGAATGTATCACGTAATATTCGAAACTTACTTAAAACCAATCAAGACAAAGGTTTTGATTGCCCTGGTTGTGCTTGGGGCGAATCGAAAGAACAAACGCGGTTTAAGTTCTGCGAAAATGGTGCTAAAGCGGTTAACTGGGAAGCGACAAGCAGGCGTGTTACTCCCGATTTTTTTGCTAAACATCCGGTAAACTGGTTAACACAGCAAAGTGATTACTTTTTAGAATCCCAAGGTCGGCTTAGTCACCCTGTTAAGTATAATCGTGTGACGGACTGCTATGAAGGCGTGAGTTGGCAGCAAGCATTTACGCTTATTGCAGCACATTTAAATGCGCTTGAAAGCCCTAATCAAGCTGAGTTTTATACCTCAGGCAGGGCGAGTAATGAAGCGGCTTTTTTATATCAACTTTTTGTTCGTAAGTTTGGTACCAATAACTTTCCTGATTGTTCTAACATGTGTCATGAAGCCAGTGGTGTAGGGCTAAAGCAAGCTATAGGTATCGGTAAAGGCACGGTGACACTGGAAGATTTTGAGCATGCTGATGCTATTTTTGTGTTTGGTCAAAACCCCGGAACAAACCATCCACGCATGTTGGATACGTTGCGACA
This genomic stretch from Moritella sp. F3 harbors:
- a CDS encoding PTS lactose/cellobiose transporter subunit IIA, with protein sequence MMEITEEFLMTLLCQAGAARSAVMQAMVEARQGDFESAKASLKAADEALEEVHKSQTELISFDEGEGKVKMTLILTHIQDHIMNAMLCKDLAFEIIELQRRIQNED
- a CDS encoding PTS sugar transporter subunit IIB, with protein sequence MIKIFLCCAAGMSTSMVVNKMRQAAEASGVAAEINAYSISAFETELKKNDVCLVAPQVKYKFAEFSKRCEEENVACGQIDMMQYGMMKGKEILQQAIDLKAS
- a CDS encoding 6-phospho-beta-glucosidase, which translates into the protein MLKITIIGGGSSYTPEIIEGFINRHHELPVTHIDLFDIEDGRYKVETVGALAKRMIENAGVDIELNIEFDRRKALTGAHYVCSQMRVGMIPARVQDELLGNKYGMIGQETNGIAGFAKAMRTIPVTLSLCKDMEEICPDAWLINFTNPSGIITETVLKHTNIKVIGLCNVPVCTQFGIEELMGTKDLQVQFAGLNHFIHAFHIWDHGKDRIGELIDKVCSGEDFALPKNLGEVTWVPEQLKHLGVLPCGYHQYYYKQDDLEQKEVKSEGYVTRGEQVQEIETALFKLYEDVNLNVKPAQLEERGGAHYSEAACELINAIHNDKRTLMHVNIRNNGTISELPNDCAIEATSVITSCGPQPLNVAPITNPAIRGTLQLQKAFEELAVEAGVFGDYGAALQALTINPLVRKGTVTKQILDEMIELNAKYVPQFNTK
- the fdhD gene encoding formate dehydrogenase accessory sulfurtransferase FdhD, giving the protein MAEPKINPKGNTLVHRNDTFANKSDAFHVAYQRSTLKDSRQVRMPQVMSNPASSTTGVAMCSLQQINGVNIRLAIDSVIIEEPLEIRLIYSNFEGKEQERVYLVTMRTPGDDRNLVTGLLLAEGIINSANDIVGINEQFDLDDIEHNDIHQNKANQNEIHVQLSPSVVVDWALISRDTTSFSSCGVCGKSSIKSLELRNIADLDASEGWLSGHMIPHFSEQLRQYQSMFNQTGGVHGCALFDEKCQLLLSSEDVGRHNALDKLMGELARSTELNVQNKIVFLSGRISFELVQKVLVSGISILVAVGAPSNLAINMAKRFNLTLIGFSRDGGFNIYHGAFRLNLLNDNAES
- a CDS encoding PTS sugar transporter subunit IIC → MSLINSTMNFVERVIAPIAGKVASQKHICAIKDGFISTMPFLIVGSLLLVFANPPGTGNWFLDGWNSVVQGIGRDNIVGPFFVSMGIFAMYSAYGIAYNLAETLNTKGVSPMNSGMLSMFSFLLAVAPAVWVGGELGSVIPMAYLGGAGAFTAIICGLLVPTLQTFLVEKNIRIKMPEAVPEKISASFDLLIPVVVMILIVQIINGLLGNFDLNIATGIMALFKPLVAASDTFFAFALAILLIQLLWFAGIHGASVVGGIIGPLLLINLGANQEALEAGRELPAIFINPVMDFFVFVGGSGGTLALVCMMARSKSAHLRTIGKMSFIPGCFNINEPVTFGTPIVMNPTFFIPWIAAPLVNACIVWGAFKLDLVSKVVALPPWTMPAPIGAVMSTNSMFAAVIVATCFTVSGLIFYPFFKAYEKELLAQEKFEEKADEKVLSPATAG
- a CDS encoding carbohydrate deacetylase produces the protein MKLIVNIDDLGLTEKVNESVVACFKIGVVQSTTIMMNQPATDHAIELIKLGLIPNVGLHVTLTSGKPILDPSLVPDLVDSDGFFLKQDKVIASETLSFDQAYSEFKAQYDKAINAGIKLTHIDSHHFAAVFPPYKKAFIAFANDTGIPVRRVDHVTSGSEGLTVPTTERFSARFYAEGVTLVQLQALILEFNAEIPDGTLELMSHTTLAGDTLLPTLSSYVDKRVDEFNILTSQALKDWLEVNRIECVSFTSVN